A stretch of Paenibacillus sp. URB8-2 DNA encodes these proteins:
- a CDS encoding response regulator transcription factor, translating to MKAHQGIRLLLVDDEPHILQFLELGLINEGFDIRTAPDGLSALEIAAEFKPHVAILDIMMPGMDGFDVCRYLRDEEPDIAVIMLTAKDEVDDRVKGLSIGADDYMVKPFSFDELLARIQARLRNRFPGLLGEVRCGPFRIDSRRKEIRFKDVVLELSPTEYELLQYMVINHGLVLSKPMILDKVWGYDFGGEENIVEVYIRSLREKLGDKEHRIIRTLRGAGYRVDLI from the coding sequence ATGAAAGCTCACCAAGGCATCCGTCTGCTGCTGGTGGACGATGAGCCTCACATCCTCCAGTTCCTCGAACTGGGTCTTATAAATGAAGGGTTTGACATCAGAACGGCGCCGGACGGATTGTCCGCTCTGGAGATCGCCGCCGAATTCAAACCTCATGTAGCCATCCTCGATATTATGATGCCGGGAATGGATGGCTTCGATGTATGCCGGTATCTCCGGGACGAGGAGCCGGACATCGCCGTTATTATGCTGACGGCCAAGGACGAGGTCGACGACCGCGTAAAGGGTCTGTCCATCGGGGCCGACGATTATATGGTCAAGCCCTTCAGCTTCGACGAACTGCTCGCGCGTATTCAGGCGCGGCTCCGCAACCGGTTTCCGGGACTGCTCGGCGAGGTGCGCTGCGGTCCCTTCCGGATCGACAGCCGGAGAAAGGAAATCCGCTTCAAGGATGTCGTGCTCGAACTTTCGCCGACGGAGTACGAGCTGCTGCAATATATGGTCATCAACCACGGGCTTGTGCTGAGCAAGCCGATGATCCTTGACAAGGTCTGGGGATACGACTTCGGAGGAGAAGAAAACATTGTGGAGGTCTACATCCGTTCCCTGCGCGAGAAGCTGGGCGATAAGGAGCACCGCATTATCCGCACGCTTCGCGGCGCGGGCTACCGGGTGGATCTCATATGA
- a CDS encoding glucose-1-phosphate adenylyltransferase: MKKKEMVAMLLAGGQGKRLKGLTKSIAKPAVYFGGTYRIIDFPLSNCTNSGIDTVGVLTQYEPLVLSSYIGIGSDWDLNRKNGGVFVLPPHEREDGSSWYRGTADAIYRNLKFVDQFDPEHVLILSGDHIYKMNYNAMLEYHKERKADCTISVIDVPLEEASRFGILNTEEDLKIYEFEEKPAKPKSTLASMGVYIFKWDVLRRALLEDGEDALSSHDFGKDIIPALLSKGKSMYAYPYEGYWRDVGTVNSLWEANMDLLSDNPPLNLNDPSWRIYTRNPNQPAQYVAPGAKVSGSIINEGCIVRGEVKHSVLFYGVEIGEGSVITDSVIMPKVKIGKNVHIHKAIISENTVIEDYLEIGTDRENEDEILLIDNRSKKRKSVPAKTI, from the coding sequence ATGAAGAAAAAAGAAATGGTGGCCATGCTTCTGGCTGGTGGTCAAGGCAAAAGATTGAAGGGCTTGACCAAATCGATTGCCAAACCCGCTGTCTATTTTGGGGGCACCTACCGGATCATTGATTTTCCCCTCAGCAATTGCACGAATTCCGGAATAGACACAGTTGGCGTATTGACTCAATATGAACCCCTTGTGCTGAGTTCCTATATCGGCATCGGCAGCGACTGGGATCTCAACCGCAAGAACGGGGGAGTATTCGTACTGCCTCCGCATGAACGCGAAGACGGCAGCAGCTGGTATCGGGGAACGGCTGACGCAATTTACCGGAATCTTAAATTTGTCGATCAATTCGACCCTGAGCATGTGCTCATCCTTTCGGGTGACCATATATACAAAATGAACTATAACGCTATGCTTGAATACCATAAGGAAAGAAAGGCCGACTGCACTATTTCGGTCATTGACGTCCCGCTTGAAGAAGCAAGCCGTTTCGGCATACTTAACACGGAAGAAGACCTGAAAATTTACGAATTCGAAGAAAAACCCGCAAAGCCCAAGAGCACTTTGGCTTCCATGGGGGTTTATATCTTCAAATGGGATGTTCTTCGTCGCGCTCTGCTGGAGGATGGAGAGGATGCGCTTTCCTCCCACGATTTCGGCAAGGATATCATCCCGGCGCTACTGTCGAAGGGCAAATCGATGTACGCCTATCCGTACGAAGGTTACTGGAGAGACGTCGGCACGGTGAACAGTCTCTGGGAAGCCAATATGGATCTGCTGAGCGACAACCCGCCGCTTAACCTTAACGATCCGTCCTGGAGAATTTATACTCGCAATCCGAACCAGCCCGCCCAATATGTGGCTCCGGGAGCGAAAGTGTCGGGCTCCATTATCAACGAGGGCTGCATTGTTCGCGGCGAAGTGAAGCATTCCGTGCTCTTTTACGGCGTCGAGATCGGCGAGGGCAGCGTAATCACGGATTCCGTCATTATGCCCAAGGTCAAAATCGGCAAAAATGTTCACATACACAAAGCCATTATCAGCGAAAATACGGTGATTGAGGATTATCTGGAAATCGGAACGGACCGGGAGAACGAGGATGAAATCCTGTTGATCGACAACCGCAGCAAAAAACGGAAATCGGTTCCGGCCAAAACCATATAA
- the glgD gene encoding glucose-1-phosphate adenylyltransferase subunit GlgD: protein MKQLMGVINLDHELDHLNELTYFRCGAAVPFASRYRLIDFVLSNMMRAELESVGLFVRRKYRSLMDHLGDGKSWDMNRKHGGLFILPPDWNDPTDTSLGDLQHFHNNLDFFKRASAKYIVHSGSQHINTIDVQELYSYHLQKGADVTLVYKKVDQLEPEHDPCLRLEVDGEGNVTNIHHEKNHPNIYMDMFIMEKELFLEQVEYCIAHGESFFFRDAIQKRRDKLKIAAFEYTGYHAVINSVSSYYKNSMELLNQKEYTDLFRDNLIQTKIKYEAPTHYLESANVSNSLVANGCVIAGTVENSVIFRGVQIRKGAKVLNSVIMQKCIIEEDAVIENVILDKDVQLSRERILVGDSKRPFVIAKSSKM, encoded by the coding sequence ATGAAACAGCTCATGGGAGTAATCAATCTTGATCATGAATTGGACCATTTAAACGAACTAACCTATTTCCGCTGCGGCGCAGCCGTGCCTTTTGCCAGCCGCTATCGTCTGATTGATTTTGTCCTCTCCAATATGATGCGTGCCGAACTGGAGAGCGTGGGACTGTTTGTGCGCCGCAAATACCGCTCCCTGATGGACCATCTGGGCGACGGGAAATCATGGGATATGAACCGCAAGCACGGCGGTTTGTTTATTTTGCCTCCCGACTGGAACGACCCGACAGACACGTCTTTGGGCGATTTGCAGCATTTTCACAACAACCTGGACTTCTTTAAACGGGCATCCGCCAAGTACATTGTGCATTCCGGAAGCCAGCATATCAACACGATCGATGTTCAGGAGCTCTACAGCTACCACCTGCAAAAAGGCGCAGACGTCACGCTTGTGTACAAAAAAGTCGACCAGCTTGAGCCGGAGCATGATCCGTGCCTGCGTCTTGAGGTGGATGGAGAAGGCAATGTGACGAATATTCATCATGAGAAGAACCATCCGAATATTTATATGGATATGTTCATCATGGAAAAAGAATTGTTCCTCGAACAGGTGGAGTACTGCATCGCCCACGGAGAAAGCTTCTTCTTCCGGGATGCCATACAGAAGAGACGCGATAAGCTCAAGATTGCCGCTTTTGAATATACAGGCTATCACGCTGTCATTAACTCTGTATCCAGTTATTACAAGAACAGCATGGAACTGTTGAACCAGAAAGAATACACGGATTTATTCCGTGACAATCTGATCCAGACCAAAATCAAATACGAAGCTCCGACCCACTATCTGGAAAGCGCCAATGTAAGCAATTCGCTTGTGGCGAACGGCTGCGTCATCGCGGGCACGGTGGAGAACAGCGTTATTTTCCGCGGCGTCCAAATCCGCAAGGGTGCGAAAGTTTTGAACTCCGTTATCATGCAGAAATGCATTATCGAAGAGGACGCTGTCATAGAGAACGTTATCTTGGATAAAGACGTGCAGCTTAGCCGGGAACGGATTCTCGTCGGCGACAGCAAGCGTCCGTTTGTCATAGCTAAGAGCAGCAAAATGTAA
- a CDS encoding glycogen/starch/alpha-glucan phosphorylase — protein MFTDKEAFKVAFVDDLVGKLGKPLEEAVNADVYHILGSMVRAQAGKNWANTNLKYKAGKEKQVYYFSMEFLIGRLLGNNLLNMGVLEMVRDGLSELGFSLQDVEEEEADAGLGNGGLGRLAACFLDSLASLQYAGHGCGIRYKYGLFEQKIVDGYQVELPDYWLQKDNVWEVRREDKSVEVRFWGRVDIDKVGEKLVFRHKDYEAVRAVPYDVPIIGADRRHVNTLRNWSAESILRPDKAFGLEPGTDYHKFLEYKRSVESISEFLYPDDSEYEGKLLRLKQQYFLCSAGLQSILRTFGKLGLPLSELPDKVALHINDTHPTLVIPELMRILMDDRGLEWDEAWDITTRMVSYTNHTILSEALEKWPVNMVRELVPRVYLIIEEINTRFCGELLRRYPGDHNRISQMAIIYDDQVRMAHLAIVGSHSVNGVAALHTDILRKREMRLFDELYPRRFNNKTNGITHRRWLMHANQDLAGLITDAIGSRWMTHPQEMIGLIKYCEDSSFQQKVADIKRKNKLRLAEYIKSRHNVMVDPDSIFDVQVKRLHAYKRQLLNILHIMHLYNQIKASPTIDMVPRTFIFGAKAAPSYHLAKRIIKLINTVADIVNKDSDVKGKIRIFFLENYSVSLAEKIIPAADVSEQISTASKEASGTGNMKFMMNGALTIGTMDGANVEMNEMIGNDNMFMFGLRAEQVLDYYQYGGYNARGMYSSDSRVKEVLDQLITPGPICCYHQDFEHIFHSLLDNNDEFFVLKDFPSYVETHVEIDRAYRNRAGWLKKSIINIGHSGKFSSDNTISRYASEIWNIRQVPL, from the coding sequence TTGTTTACCGATAAAGAAGCATTCAAAGTAGCATTTGTCGATGATTTGGTCGGGAAGCTGGGCAAGCCGCTGGAAGAAGCAGTGAACGCCGATGTTTATCATATTCTGGGCAGTATGGTCCGCGCGCAGGCTGGGAAGAATTGGGCGAATACGAACCTGAAATACAAGGCCGGCAAGGAAAAGCAGGTTTACTATTTCTCCATGGAATTCCTGATCGGTAGGCTGCTGGGCAATAACCTGCTGAATATGGGGGTTCTGGAGATGGTCCGGGACGGACTTTCGGAACTGGGCTTCTCTCTTCAGGATGTCGAGGAGGAGGAAGCGGACGCAGGCCTTGGCAACGGCGGCTTAGGGCGGCTCGCGGCCTGCTTCCTAGATTCGCTGGCTTCCCTGCAGTATGCGGGGCATGGCTGCGGCATCCGTTACAAATACGGCCTGTTCGAGCAGAAGATCGTTGACGGGTATCAAGTGGAACTGCCCGATTACTGGCTGCAAAAAGATAACGTATGGGAAGTCCGGCGGGAAGACAAGAGCGTGGAAGTCAGATTCTGGGGACGCGTCGATATCGATAAGGTGGGCGAAAAACTCGTGTTCCGGCACAAGGATTACGAGGCGGTGCGCGCGGTCCCGTATGATGTGCCGATCATCGGCGCCGACCGGCGGCATGTCAATACACTGCGCAACTGGAGCGCCGAGTCGATTCTCCGGCCGGACAAAGCCTTCGGTCTGGAGCCCGGCACGGACTACCACAAATTCCTCGAGTATAAACGCTCGGTGGAATCCATTTCTGAATTTCTGTACCCGGACGATTCCGAATACGAGGGTAAGCTGCTGCGTCTGAAGCAGCAATATTTCCTGTGCAGCGCAGGCCTGCAAAGTATTCTCCGAACCTTCGGGAAGCTGGGACTTCCCCTGTCCGAGCTTCCGGACAAGGTGGCGCTTCATATCAACGATACGCATCCTACACTCGTGATTCCGGAACTGATGCGGATTCTGATGGATGACAGAGGCCTTGAATGGGATGAGGCCTGGGATATAACGACTCGCATGGTTTCTTATACCAACCATACGATTCTTAGCGAAGCGCTGGAGAAATGGCCGGTGAACATGGTCCGCGAATTGGTGCCCCGGGTCTATCTCATCATCGAGGAGATTAACACAAGGTTCTGCGGCGAACTGTTGAGACGCTATCCCGGCGACCATAACCGGATTTCGCAAATGGCGATTATTTACGACGACCAGGTCCGGATGGCGCATCTGGCCATTGTCGGCAGCCACAGCGTCAACGGCGTGGCCGCGCTGCATACGGATATTTTGCGAAAACGGGAAATGAGACTGTTCGACGAGCTGTATCCGCGCCGGTTCAACAACAAGACTAACGGCATTACTCACCGGCGGTGGCTGATGCATGCCAACCAGGATTTGGCCGGTTTAATCACCGATGCGATTGGCTCGCGCTGGATGACGCATCCGCAGGAAATGATCGGTTTGATCAAATACTGCGAGGATTCCTCATTTCAGCAAAAGGTAGCCGATATCAAACGGAAGAACAAGCTGCGTCTGGCGGAATACATCAAGAGCCGGCATAACGTAATGGTCGACCCGGATTCCATCTTCGATGTGCAGGTCAAGCGGCTGCATGCCTATAAGCGCCAACTGCTTAATATCCTGCATATCATGCATCTTTACAATCAGATCAAGGCCAGTCCGACGATCGATATGGTGCCGCGCACGTTTATTTTCGGCGCCAAAGCCGCTCCAAGCTATCATTTAGCCAAACGAATCATCAAGCTGATCAATACCGTTGCCGATATCGTCAATAAGGATTCCGACGTGAAAGGCAAAATCCGTATCTTCTTTCTGGAGAACTACTCGGTGTCGCTGGCCGAGAAGATCATTCCAGCTGCCGATGTCAGCGAGCAGATCTCGACGGCGAGCAAGGAAGCGTCGGGCACCGGTAATATGAAGTTCATGATGAACGGCGCGCTGACCATCGGAACAATGGACGGAGCCAATGTCGAGATGAACGAAATGATCGGCAACGACAATATGTTCATGTTCGGACTGCGCGCTGAGCAGGTCTTGGATTATTACCAATACGGCGGTTATAACGCGCGCGGCATGTACAGCAGCGACAGCCGGGTGAAGGAAGTGTTGGACCAGCTTATTACGCCGGGACCGATCTGCTGCTACCACCAGGATTTCGAGCATATTTTCCATTCGCTGCTTGATAATAACGACGAATTTTTCGTGCTGAAGGATTTTCCGAGCTACGTCGAGACGCATGTGGAAATCGACCGCGCCTACCGCAACCGCGCCGGCTGGTTGAAGAAATCGATCATCAATATCGGCCACTCCGGCAAATTCTCAAGTGACAATACGATTAGCCGGTATGCGTCCGAAATCTGGAACATCCGTCAGGTGCCGCTGTAA
- a CDS encoding GAF domain-containing protein, translating to MFQAMPYDGTRSERFEAVLAQLGALMKDEPNAIANLANAAALLKFSLTDTNWAGFYLYDGNELVLGPFQGLPACIRIPLGRGVCGTAANERRTLVVDDVHAFPGHIACDAASNSEVVVPLIKDGQLLGVLDIDSPLKHRFDDEERRFLERFAAMVSEVL from the coding sequence ATGTTTCAGGCCATGCCTTATGACGGAACGCGCAGCGAGCGGTTTGAAGCCGTGCTGGCTCAGCTCGGGGCCTTGATGAAAGACGAACCGAACGCGATCGCGAATTTGGCCAATGCTGCGGCGCTGCTCAAGTTCTCCCTTACGGATACGAACTGGGCCGGCTTCTACCTGTATGACGGGAATGAGCTTGTGCTCGGCCCGTTTCAGGGACTGCCGGCCTGCATCCGCATCCCGCTCGGCCGCGGGGTGTGCGGAACGGCGGCGAACGAGCGCCGGACGCTTGTCGTGGATGATGTGCACGCCTTTCCGGGGCATATCGCCTGCGACGCCGCATCCAACAGCGAGGTTGTCGTTCCGCTGATCAAGGACGGCCAGCTGCTGGGCGTGCTTGATATCGACAGCCCGCTCAAGCACCGGTTCGACGATGAGGAACGCCGGTTTCTGGAGCGCTTTGCGGCCATGGTCTCCGAGGTTCTCTGA
- a CDS encoding GNAT family N-acetyltransferase, which translates to MKEHSGTAPVLTGRRLTLRALRQEDAGALLHCWSHPEAACWLGIQPLTSRAEAEELIRLLLEMESGEESLRWSIELSGGEVIGSCGYNSWQLAGAFRGEIGCELAPAFWGQGYMREALTLALGYGFEEMRLNRVEAQCQPANLRSGRLLTSLGFRREGTLHEYRHTPSGFQDVDLYALLRKEWFG; encoded by the coding sequence ATGAAGGAGCACAGCGGAACGGCGCCTGTGCTAACCGGCCGCAGGCTGACACTGCGGGCTTTAAGACAGGAAGATGCCGGCGCGCTTCTTCACTGCTGGTCCCACCCGGAAGCGGCCTGCTGGCTTGGAATCCAGCCGCTGACCTCAAGGGCGGAAGCGGAAGAATTGATCCGGCTGCTGCTGGAGATGGAGAGCGGGGAGGAGAGCCTGCGCTGGAGCATCGAACTTTCCGGCGGAGAAGTGATCGGCAGCTGCGGCTATAACAGCTGGCAGCTCGCGGGGGCCTTCCGCGGCGAGATAGGCTGCGAGCTGGCCCCCGCATTCTGGGGCCAAGGCTATATGCGCGAAGCGCTGACGCTGGCGCTGGGCTACGGCTTCGAAGAGATGAGGCTCAACCGGGTGGAGGCGCAGTGCCAGCCGGCCAACCTCCGGTCGGGCCGGCTGCTCACTTCACTTGGCTTTCGCCGGGAAGGAACGCTGCACGAGTACCGCCATACACCGTCCGGGTTTCAGGATGTTGACTTATATGCGCTGCTGCGCAAAGAATGGTTTGGTTGA
- a CDS encoding MDR family MFS transporter, which yields MKLPGMTERGLILTGVLLATFLAAIEGTVTGPAGPAIVGDFEGMQWLSWIFTAYLLAMAVATPIFGKISDLFGRKPVFIGGAVVFLTGSLLCGLSQSMEQLVAFRALQGMGAGALIPMTFTIIGDIYSIEERARTQGMLSSVWGISSLVGPLLGGYVVDYLSWRWVFVFNLPFGLLAIAFIARYLKEERIRRKTEIDIAGVLLFAAGMGALLFGLSTGGQNFPWNSPLLITVLAASVLLLAAFWAVERRVPEPILPLRLFRVRNIAFSTGANLLISTLVIGLSTYVPLWVQGVDGGSAALSGLLLAPLSVGWMFGSVAGGRMILREGSRRTAMLGLALILAGAFGLAMLSQGSSRFLMLVLMLLCGVGFGYCSTVFTIIAQSSVGYGMRGASTALNTFTRSLGQTVGVAVFGSWLNLRIDHMLKGSPSVGVSGEDINKLLNAQAGESLSERAGEVLRTALEGGLHSLFIVMAVIAGLSLLISAGLRSGVPAPESRGAVSKEGLG from the coding sequence ATGAAGTTACCGGGAATGACAGAACGCGGGCTTATATTGACAGGGGTGCTGCTGGCGACCTTCCTGGCCGCGATTGAAGGCACCGTAACCGGCCCCGCGGGACCGGCCATTGTCGGCGATTTTGAAGGCATGCAGTGGCTCAGTTGGATATTTACCGCTTATCTGCTGGCAATGGCGGTGGCTACGCCGATTTTCGGCAAAATCAGCGATCTGTTCGGCCGGAAGCCCGTATTTATAGGGGGCGCGGTTGTGTTTCTGACAGGCTCACTGCTGTGCGGCCTGTCGCAGAGCATGGAGCAGCTCGTGGCCTTTCGCGCGCTGCAGGGGATGGGAGCGGGAGCGCTGATTCCGATGACGTTTACGATTATCGGCGATATATACAGTATCGAGGAGCGGGCCAGAACTCAGGGCATGCTCAGCTCGGTATGGGGAATCTCCTCTCTTGTCGGCCCGCTGCTGGGCGGTTATGTGGTGGATTACCTGAGCTGGCGCTGGGTTTTTGTCTTTAACCTGCCGTTCGGCCTGCTGGCGATTGCCTTTATCGCCCGCTATTTGAAAGAAGAACGGATACGCCGCAAGACCGAGATCGACATAGCCGGTGTGCTGCTGTTCGCGGCGGGCATGGGCGCGCTGCTGTTCGGCCTGTCCACGGGCGGACAGAACTTCCCGTGGAACTCGCCGCTGCTGATCACCGTGCTCGCGGCCTCCGTGCTGCTGCTGGCCGCTTTTTGGGCCGTGGAGCGGCGCGTTCCTGAGCCAATACTGCCCTTAAGATTGTTCCGGGTCCGCAATATCGCGTTCTCGACAGGCGCAAATCTGCTGATCAGCACACTGGTTATCGGGCTGTCCACGTATGTGCCGCTCTGGGTGCAGGGGGTGGATGGAGGCAGCGCGGCGTTGTCAGGCCTGCTGCTCGCTCCGTTGTCAGTCGGCTGGATGTTCGGCTCCGTGGCGGGCGGGCGTATGATTCTGCGCGAAGGCTCGCGCAGAACGGCCATGCTTGGCCTTGCGCTGATCTTAGCGGGGGCCTTCGGCCTGGCAATGTTGTCCCAGGGCTCATCCCGCTTTTTGATGCTTGTCCTGATGCTGCTCTGCGGCGTCGGCTTCGGCTATTGCTCGACCGTCTTCACGATTATCGCCCAGTCCTCGGTCGGGTATGGCATGCGCGGAGCTTCGACGGCGCTGAATACGTTCACACGCTCGCTCGGACAGACGGTCGGGGTGGCCGTGTTCGGCTCATGGCTGAACCTGCGAATCGACCACATGCTGAAGGGCTCTCCTTCGGTCGGGGTCTCGGGAGAAGACATCAACAAGCTGCTGAACGCCCAAGCCGGAGAATCGCTGTCCGAGAGGGCGGGCGAAGTCCTGCGGACCGCGCTGGAAGGCGGCCTGCATTCGCTCTTTATCGTTATGGCCGTCATCGCCGGGCTGTCCCTGCTGATTTCGGCGGGTCTCCGCAGCGGAGTTCCGGCGCCTGAAAGCCGGGGGGCTGTCTCTAAAGAAGGTTTAGGCTAG
- a CDS encoding MarR family winged helix-turn-helix transcriptional regulator: MIQSYERDTQLTLHLYRVFAKSFKSINEHAVIGSKIEGFNPTAFAVMEVLYYKGPQPIQQIGAKLLLQSGNVTYVIDKLEERGYLQRKPCPTDRRVIFAELTAEGERLMNDMYPKYSERIHLAFSGLNDEEKEQMIVLLKKMGLQAEKLSPLPRK, encoded by the coding sequence ATGATACAATCCTATGAACGCGATACCCAGCTGACGCTGCACTTGTACCGGGTGTTCGCCAAGTCTTTCAAGAGTATCAATGAGCATGCCGTAATCGGAAGTAAAATCGAAGGGTTCAATCCGACGGCCTTTGCCGTCATGGAAGTGCTCTACTATAAAGGACCGCAGCCTATCCAGCAGATCGGCGCCAAGCTGCTGCTCCAAAGCGGAAACGTCACTTACGTCATCGACAAGCTTGAAGAGCGCGGCTATTTGCAGCGCAAGCCCTGCCCTACCGACCGCCGCGTTATTTTTGCGGAACTGACGGCCGAGGGAGAGCGCCTGATGAACGATATGTACCCGAAATATTCGGAACGCATCCATCTCGCCTTCAGCGGACTGAACGACGAGGAGAAAGAGCAGATGATCGTTCTGCTGAAAAAGATGGGCCTACAGGCGGAGAAGCTGTCTCCGCTTCCGCGTAAATAA
- a CDS encoding MFS transporter gives MKDRSNPNEQKSKLKLGRPLTLLLSAQLVSNVGDWLHVLALLTMVGLKWNATPWEITAISLCMAAPMLLGGPFAGVAADRLNRKALMIGSDVVRAVIVASLVFAGSLTQVYVLLLLKGTMDVIFSPAKSGKLKELVPASQMDAAVSLSSSIEQITKIIGPALGGLLVAMFGISVCYLIDAATFLVSAAILVALPRGRRLESEDRAEGRPGNRPSFRSEMATGLRMIAGMPAVLSGILMLVSVLLVLNIADSQLVTLFRIIPGVSGDLLGWCVGASGLGTLIAALLVGRMGSSRPPLLFMGLGAVLMGAVFAGAAVATAYGEPGAVIYIILFSAFLLAGAGAGLVFIPFQSMLQKRTPEAYTGRVFGTVNSLASASVILGPVAGGALVTASGPVAAFIVSGLLTLLLGAAMLTLRGYIDRRDQAAGAGTAGENAAAY, from the coding sequence ATGAAAGATCGGAGCAATCCCAATGAACAAAAAAGCAAGCTGAAGCTGGGCCGCCCGCTGACGCTGCTGCTCTCGGCGCAGCTCGTATCGAATGTGGGCGATTGGCTCCACGTGCTCGCGCTGCTGACGATGGTCGGCTTGAAGTGGAACGCCACGCCCTGGGAGATCACGGCTATCTCGCTGTGCATGGCCGCTCCAATGCTGCTTGGCGGGCCGTTCGCCGGAGTGGCCGCCGACCGGCTGAACCGCAAGGCGCTGATGATCGGCTCGGATGTGGTCCGCGCGGTTATCGTTGCCTCGCTCGTATTCGCCGGGTCGCTGACCCAAGTCTATGTGCTGCTGCTGCTGAAGGGAACGATGGACGTCATCTTCTCGCCGGCCAAAAGCGGCAAGCTTAAAGAACTGGTTCCCGCTTCGCAAATGGATGCCGCGGTTAGCTTAAGCTCCTCCATTGAGCAAATCACGAAAATAATCGGGCCCGCTCTCGGGGGTCTGCTTGTAGCGATGTTCGGCATCTCCGTCTGCTATCTAATCGACGCCGCGACGTTTCTCGTATCGGCTGCGATTCTGGTCGCCCTGCCGCGGGGGCGGAGATTGGAATCTGAGGATCGGGCGGAAGGACGCCCCGGAAACCGGCCGTCTTTCCGCAGTGAGATGGCGACGGGTCTGCGGATGATTGCCGGAATGCCCGCTGTGCTGAGCGGCATTCTTATGCTCGTATCCGTTCTGCTCGTGCTGAATATCGCCGATTCGCAGCTTGTGACGCTGTTTCGGATCATTCCCGGCGTCAGCGGCGATCTGCTGGGCTGGTGCGTAGGGGCAAGCGGGCTGGGCACGCTGATCGCCGCGCTGCTGGTCGGACGGATGGGCAGCTCGCGGCCTCCGCTTCTCTTCATGGGCCTTGGCGCCGTATTGATGGGAGCGGTATTCGCCGGGGCAGCCGTGGCGACCGCTTACGGCGAACCGGGAGCGGTCATTTATATTATTTTATTCTCCGCCTTTCTGCTCGCAGGGGCAGGAGCGGGGCTTGTCTTCATTCCGTTTCAGTCGATGCTGCAAAAGCGGACACCCGAAGCCTATACCGGCCGGGTTTTCGGAACAGTCAACAGTCTGGCCAGCGCGTCCGTCATTTTGGGACCGGTGGCCGGCGGGGCGCTCGTTACGGCGTCGGGTCCGGTAGCCGCCTTTATCGTCTCCGGATTGCTTACCCTGCTGCTGGGCGCGGCGATGCTGACGCTCCGGGGCTATATCGACCGCAGGGATCAAGCGGCCGGCGCCGGAACCGCCGGAGAGAATGCGGCTGCGTACTAA
- a CDS encoding ABC transporter ATP-binding protein: MEQLEDKETGREQPDIVLDVTIAEAGYEEGDIRIADISFTVRRGQLLGLIGPNGAGKSTTIKTLLGLLKHAKAKVEIGGLGGGSYAYVPEQPVFYEDLTLWEHLDLSAAAYGLDYGQFKEAAQRLLRQFGMEHVRDDLPAGFSKGMKQKMMLMLGFLAQPDVYIVDEPFIGLDPRATKDFLRLLETERRRGAGVLMSTHVLDTAEKICDSFVLVSAGKVAASGTLENIRAAAGLPEASLFDCFDELA; the protein is encoded by the coding sequence ATGGAACAGTTGGAAGATAAAGAAACGGGACGGGAGCAGCCGGATATTGTACTGGACGTTACCATAGCCGAAGCGGGGTACGAGGAAGGAGATATTCGTATCGCGGATATTTCGTTTACCGTCCGTCGCGGTCAGCTGCTTGGACTGATCGGTCCGAACGGAGCCGGCAAAAGCACTACAATCAAGACCCTGCTCGGCTTGTTGAAGCATGCGAAGGCCAAGGTGGAGATTGGCGGTTTGGGAGGCGGTTCTTACGCCTATGTGCCGGAGCAGCCGGTATTTTACGAGGATCTGACGCTGTGGGAGCATCTTGACCTGTCTGCTGCCGCTTACGGGCTGGATTACGGACAATTCAAGGAGGCGGCGCAGCGTCTGCTCCGTCAGTTCGGCATGGAGCATGTGCGCGACGATCTGCCGGCGGGCTTCTCCAAAGGGATGAAGCAAAAAATGATGCTGATGCTCGGCTTTCTTGCGCAGCCTGACGTTTATATCGTAGACGAGCCGTTCATCGGCCTCGACCCCCGCGCGACCAAGGACTTCCTGCGTCTGCTGGAGACGGAGCGGCGGCGCGGAGCCGGGGTGCTGATGTCGACGCATGTGCTGGATACGGCGGAAAAAATTTGCGACTCCTTTGTGCTCGTTTCCGCCGGAAAGGTGGCGGCCTCCGGGACGCTTGAGAATATCCGCGCGGCGGCGGGGCTGCCTGAAGCCTCGCTCTTTGACTGCTTCGATGAGCTGGCATGA